One Bacillota bacterium DNA segment encodes these proteins:
- a CDS encoding PEP-CTERM sorting domain-containing protein (PEP-CTERM proteins occur, often in large numbers, in the proteomes of bacteria that also encode an exosortase, a predicted intramembrane cysteine proteinase. The presence of a PEP-CTERM domain at a protein's C-terminus predicts cleavage within the sorting domain, followed by covalent anchoring to some some component of the (usually Gram-negative) cell surface. Many PEP-CTERM proteins exhibit an unusual sequence composition that includes large numbers of potential glycosylation sites. Expression of one such protein has been shown restore the ability of a bacterium to form floc, a type of biofilm.): MKIRLFLAAVVVMALAATAAQAQLAWYDSKGFEAPTFRPGVLNGQDGWISEGGGTSGDTARVVVSPEPVSGGQAVRLEVGDSQGDYSLMAREIPDPLAAWWKVVIVTFDIYRIGPNQKQNLWWYWFDNGEPTYGLQWDMSNATHPFGWNPGATSTPTIFDRYVTLKMMWDFNQGKAYSWYDGVMVDNGIPISGITSLTGWGIYLSHDAATGTGADVVWIDNFAIHVVPEPASIVALAGGVLALMGIKRRRA; this comes from the coding sequence ATGAAGATTCGTCTGTTTCTGGCGGCAGTTGTGGTGATGGCGCTGGCAGCTACCGCAGCGCAAGCACAGCTGGCGTGGTACGATTCGAAGGGATTCGAGGCACCTACCTTCCGACCGGGCGTTCTGAACGGACAGGACGGCTGGATCAGCGAGGGCGGCGGCACATCCGGAGATACCGCACGGGTAGTAGTCTCCCCCGAGCCAGTGTCCGGTGGGCAAGCAGTCCGCCTGGAAGTGGGAGACAGCCAGGGCGACTACTCGCTGATGGCGCGTGAGATCCCCGACCCGCTGGCAGCCTGGTGGAAGGTGGTCATCGTGACCTTCGACATCTACCGCATCGGACCCAACCAAAAGCAAAACCTGTGGTGGTACTGGTTCGACAACGGTGAGCCTACCTACGGCTTGCAGTGGGATATGTCGAACGCCACCCACCCATTTGGCTGGAACCCCGGCGCCACTTCTACTCCCACCATCTTTGACCGGTATGTCACGCTGAAGATGATGTGGGACTTCAACCAGGGGAAGGCGTACTCCTGGTACGACGGGGTGATGGTGGACAATGGTATCCCCATCAGCGGTATCACCTCGCTAACCGGCTGGGGTATCTACCTGTCGCACGATGCGGCAACCGGCACGGGCGCAGATGTGGTTTGGATTGACAACTTCGCCATCCACGTGGTACCCGAACCGGCAAGCATCGTTGCGCTGGCGGGTGGAGTGCTTGCGCTGATGGGAATCAAACGACGCCGCGCGTAG
- a CDS encoding PIG-L family deacetylase: protein MRYILCIGAHPDDVEGSIGGTVTLMRQRGDVVRFLSVTDGGKGHYREDYAANPRLLVERRMAEAHQAAALVGADFVCLGAPDGGVTVNHETTSSMIRTIRSFGEPGRGPDLILVNRPYDYHRDHRVTAQLVLDAAYLLTVPLVCADVPALKRMPVIMYWHDDFTEPTLFRADVVVCIDQVMETKIEMVCAHESQFAEWIPYAMGMSPLPLSRARMREWVTAWMHREARSAKAAAQRSTPRLAPLQDCEFADAFQISEYGTQPTDEWLREMFDFAPW, encoded by the coding sequence ATGCGATATATCCTGTGTATCGGGGCACATCCTGACGACGTGGAAGGCAGTATCGGCGGCACGGTCACGCTGATGCGACAGCGGGGCGATGTCGTGCGTTTCCTCAGCGTGACCGATGGCGGCAAGGGACACTACCGCGAGGACTATGCGGCGAACCCCCGGTTGCTGGTGGAACGACGCATGGCGGAGGCTCATCAGGCGGCTGCACTGGTCGGGGCAGATTTTGTGTGTCTGGGCGCGCCCGATGGAGGAGTGACTGTGAATCATGAGACCACCTCCTCGATGATACGCACGATTCGTTCGTTCGGGGAGCCCGGCAGGGGACCCGACCTGATTCTGGTGAACCGTCCTTATGACTATCACCGTGACCATCGGGTGACGGCGCAGCTGGTGCTGGACGCGGCGTACCTGCTGACGGTGCCTCTGGTGTGTGCCGACGTGCCTGCGCTGAAACGGATGCCCGTCATCATGTACTGGCACGATGATTTCACCGAGCCGACCCTTTTCCGCGCCGACGTGGTGGTCTGCATCGACCAGGTGATGGAGACGAAAATCGAGATGGTATGTGCCCACGAATCGCAGTTTGCCGAGTGGATACCCTACGCGATGGGTATGTCTCCCCTGCCCCTCAGTCGGGCGAGGATGCGCGAATGGGTGACGGCATGGATGCACCGTGAAGCACGAAGCGCTAAAGCCGCGGCGCAGCGCAGCACTCCTCGTCTTGCTCCGCTTCAGGATTGCGAGTTCGCCGACGCGTTCCAAATCAGCGAATATGGGACGCAACCGACCGATGAATGGCTTCGGGAGATGTTCGATTTTGCGCCGTGGTGA
- a CDS encoding alcohol dehydrogenase catalytic domain-containing protein, whose protein sequence is MSGTALPERMQAVRCHAPEDYRLEQVPVPEPRLGEVIVQVEACGICASDVKCFYGNASIWGDATRPRYVQPPVVPGHEFVGRVVALGEGAAERFGLQVGDRAIAEQIVPCGMCRMCDRGMYWLCRDREIFGFREKAQGGWAQYTRFPANARVYRIPENLSPEQAALIEPLACSMHAVDRGQIQFGDVVVIAGMGPLGLGMVACARLKNPGLLIALDLRDHRLEVAKRLGADMVLNPSREDVRAEIKRLTDGYGCDVYIEATGHPQGILLGLDIIRKAGNFVVFSVLQEPVTVDWTILGDVKELNVYGSHLGPYCYPKVIDYLSRGLLKTEGIVTHQLPLSEFRQGIEMVHEGKESIKVLLVP, encoded by the coding sequence ATGAGTGGGACAGCACTACCCGAAAGGATGCAGGCGGTGCGTTGCCACGCGCCGGAGGACTACCGCCTGGAGCAGGTACCCGTGCCCGAACCTCGCCTAGGAGAGGTTATCGTACAGGTGGAGGCGTGTGGCATCTGTGCGAGTGATGTCAAGTGCTTCTACGGCAATGCGTCCATCTGGGGCGACGCCACGCGCCCGCGCTACGTGCAGCCACCGGTGGTGCCGGGGCATGAATTTGTTGGGCGGGTGGTTGCGCTGGGTGAAGGCGCGGCCGAGCGTTTCGGTTTGCAGGTAGGCGATCGCGCCATTGCCGAACAGATAGTGCCCTGTGGCATGTGCCGGATGTGCGACCGCGGCATGTACTGGTTGTGTCGCGACCGCGAGATTTTCGGTTTCCGCGAGAAGGCGCAGGGTGGTTGGGCGCAGTATACGCGCTTCCCTGCCAACGCGCGTGTGTATCGCATCCCCGAAAACCTTTCCCCCGAGCAGGCGGCGTTGATCGAGCCTCTGGCTTGCTCGATGCACGCGGTAGACCGCGGGCAAATCCAGTTTGGCGACGTCGTGGTGATTGCAGGAATGGGTCCGCTGGGACTGGGCATGGTGGCGTGCGCACGGCTGAAGAATCCGGGTCTGTTGATTGCGCTCGACCTGCGCGACCACCGGCTGGAAGTGGCAAAACGCCTGGGGGCGGACATGGTGCTGAACCCCTCGCGTGAGGATGTGCGTGCCGAAATCAAAAGGTTGACCGACGGCTACGGCTGCGACGTATACATCGAAGCCACCGGACACCCGCAGGGTATTCTGTTGGGACTGGATATTATCCGCAAGGCAGGCAATTTTGTGGTGTTCAGCGTGCTGCAGGAGCCGGTGACGGTCGACTGGACGATACTGGGCGATGTGAAGGAGCTGAACGTCTACGGTTCCCATCTGGGACCCTACTGCTACCCCAAGGTCATCGACTACCTGAGCCGTGGGTTGCTGAAGACGGAGGGCATCGTGACGCACCAGCTGCCTCTCTCCGAGTTCCGACAGGGCATCGAGATGGTCCACGAGGGCAAAGAGTCCATCAAGGTGTTGTTGGTACCCTGA